The Kitasatospora sp. NBC_00374 genome has a segment encoding these proteins:
- a CDS encoding pirin family protein → MSDPRPPFPAAVRGGHQDVAAHPVRELLAPRETALGGSTVVRRLLPNLGRRMVGAWCFVDHYGPDDIADQPGMQVPPHPHMGLQTVSWLHQGEVLHRDSLGSLQTVRPRELGLMTSGRAISHSEESPREHARLLHGAQLWVALPDAHRHTTPAFEHHPDLPRITAAGLDAHLILGTLDGTTSPGTTHTPLVGADLTLRQGAHHRLPLERDFEYAVLTMSGRTEADGVPLEPGSMLYLGCGRDELPLRALTDSSLLLLGGEPFEEEIVMWWNFIGRTGEEIAQAREEWTTGTRFGEVHGYDGARLDAPALPATPLKARGRSR, encoded by the coding sequence GCGGCCACCAGGACGTCGCAGCCCACCCCGTCCGGGAGCTGCTGGCACCGCGCGAGACCGCGCTCGGCGGCAGCACCGTCGTCCGGCGGCTGCTGCCGAACCTGGGCCGTCGGATGGTCGGCGCCTGGTGCTTCGTCGACCACTACGGCCCGGACGACATCGCCGACCAGCCCGGCATGCAGGTCCCGCCGCACCCCCACATGGGCCTGCAGACCGTCAGCTGGCTGCACCAGGGCGAGGTGCTGCACCGCGACAGCCTCGGCAGCCTGCAGACCGTCCGCCCACGCGAACTGGGCCTGATGACCTCCGGCCGGGCGATCTCGCACTCCGAGGAGTCCCCGCGCGAGCACGCCCGCCTCCTGCACGGCGCCCAGCTCTGGGTCGCCCTCCCGGACGCCCACCGCCACACCACCCCCGCCTTCGAGCACCACCCCGACCTGCCCCGGATCACCGCCGCCGGCCTCGACGCCCACCTCATCCTCGGCACCCTCGACGGCACCACCTCACCCGGCACCACCCACACACCCCTGGTCGGCGCCGACCTGACCCTCCGACAGGGCGCCCACCACCGACTGCCCCTGGAACGCGACTTCGAGTACGCCGTCCTGACCATGTCCGGACGCACCGAGGCCGACGGCGTCCCCCTGGAACCCGGCTCCATGCTCTACCTCGGCTGCGGCCGCGACGAGTTGCCGCTGCGCGCGCTCACCGACAGCTCACTGCTGCTGCTCGGCGGCGAACCGTTCGAGGAGGAGATCGTCATGTGGTGGAACTTCATCGGCCGCACCGGCGAGGAGATCGCCCAGGCCCGGGAGGAGTGGACGACCGGCACCCGCTTCGGCGAGGTGCACGGCTACGACGGCGCCCGACTGGACGCGCCCGCCCTCCCCGCCACACCGTTGAAGGCGCGGGGCCGCAGCCGCTGA